GGCCGGCGTTGCGTATGTCGCCATGCACTGGCGTGCGCCCAGCGACGAGATGGACCGCCGCGCGGACTACCACGACGTCGTCTCCGACGTCATGGCCGAACTCGAGGCTCGTCTCCGACGATTGGCGGAGGGCGGGGTCGACCCCGCCCGCATCGTCCTCGATCCCGGACTCGGCTTCTCCAAGCGTCCCGAGCACGACTGGGCGCTGCTGGCCGGTCTGAACAGGCTGCGGGAGCTGGGTTTCCCTCTGCTGGTCGGTGCGTCGAGGAAGCGGTTCATCGGTGCGGCCCTCGCCGGGGTCGACGCGGGCGAGGGGCCGCCCGGCGGGCGTGACGTGGCGACGGCGGCCGTCTCCGCGCTCGCCGCCGTCGGGGGCGCGTGCTGTGTCCGCGTCCATGATGTTCGCGGCAGTCTCGACGCGGTGCGGATGGCGGCCGCCTATGTCGAGCACATGGAACGCACGTAAAGGTTCCGCGTTCAGCGCCTCGTGCGGTCGAGGTCGCTTTGCTAGTTTTCGCTAGATCGTTTTAGTGACACCGTGCGGTGGGTCTGGCCTGCGGGACGGTCCAACCCTTGCCGTGCACTGGATCGATGTGGATCCCCGGACGAACAGCTTGGAAAAGGAGCCGTTGTGACCATCCCCTCCCTTCAGGACGGTATCGACAAGGCCGGATCGCCGATCAACCTGCTGTGGCAGCCGAACGCCGAGCCGTGGACGCCCGAGGTGGTGGCTCGTGAGTACGCGGGCTGGCGTCAGGAGCAGGCGGCGTGGCACGAGGGCGTGGCCCTGCTCAACCTCTCGCACCACATGTACGACCTGTGGATCGAGGGCCCGGACGCCACCCGGGTGCTGGCCGACCACGGCGCCAACAACTTCGAGAAGTTCGCGATCGGGCAGGCCAAGCAGTACGTGCCGGTCACCCGGAACGGCCACCTCGTCACCGACGGGATCCTCGCCCGCGAGGGCGAGAACAGGTACCTGCTCAGCGGGATCCCGGCCGCGCAGCACTGGGTGCGGTACCACGCGGAGAAGGGCGGCTACGACGTCGGCTTCGTCACCGACCCGTCCTCCGCCTTCCGCCCGGGCGGCGGTGACCCCAAGCTGTTCCGATACCAGATCCAGGGCCCGCTGGCGACGGAACTCGTCGAGCGGGCCTTCGGCGGACCGTTGCCGGAGACCAAGTTCTTCCACTCGAGCCCGGTCACCCTCGACGGCCGCCCCCTGCGCGCCCTGCGCCACGGCATGGCCGGCCAGGCAGGCTTCGAGTTCATCGGCTCCTGGGAGCATGCCGCGTACGTCCACGAGGCGCTGCTGAAGGCGGGCGAGCCGCTCGGCCTCATCCAGGTGGGCGCCCTCGCGTACGCCACGCCCAGCGTGGAGAGCGGCTGGATCCCCTCGCCCGTACCCGGCATCTACACCGACCCGGACCTGCTGGAATACCGCAGGTACCTGCCCCTGTTCGGCATCGAGGGCAAGCGCCCGCTCAACGGCAGCCACTTCTCGGAGGACATCGCGGACTACTACGTCTCCCCGTACGAGCTGGGCTACGGCAAGTTGATCCACTTCGCGCATGACTTCGTGGGCCGGGACGCGCTGCTGAAGGCCAAGGACGGGCCGCTGCGCACCAAGGTCACCCTCGTCCTCGACGCGGACGACGTGCGCACCGTCATCGGACAGGGCAAGGACCCCGGCTTCGTCCTCTCCTATGCCCGGCACCGGGTGGAGAGCGCTTCCGGGCTGGTCGGCGTGACGATGCAGAGCGCGTCGATCGACCCGGTGGGGACCGTGCTGGCGCAGACGCTGATCGACGCCGAACAGGCCGTACCGGGCACCGAGGTGACGGTCGTCTGGGGCGAGCACCCCGGCTCCGGCACCGACCCGGAGGCCGACCTCGGCTTCCCCCGCATCCGTGCCACCGTCCAGCCCTCCCCGTTCAACCAGCACGCACGCACCCTCTACCGACGCAACCGCTGACGCCGGCCGACCGAAAAGCGAGACGAACGACGATGAACCCCGCGAGCACGGTACGAACAGCGGTCGGCACGTCACTACTCGAGGACTTCTCCCTGGAGATGACAGGGAAGGACGTCCCGAAGCTGGAGGAGGCCCGCGACAGCATCCCCCAGGGCACCAGGATCAATGTCACCTTCCTCGGCAACGAGGACCTGGAGATGCGCCTGTCGGCGGCCCGGGCGGTGAAGCGACTCGGTTTCGTGCCCGTACCGCACATATCCGCCCGCCGTCTCGGGTCGCGTGCGGACTTCGAGCGGTTCCTGGCCGGCCTGCACGCCGACGGCACCTCCGACGACGTGTTCCTCGTCGGCGGAGACCCGGCACACCCCGAGGGCCCCTACGAGGATGCGCTGTCGCTGATCGACACGGGGCTGTTGCAGGAGTACGGCGTCCGGCACGTCGGCGTCACCGGCTACCCGGAGGGCCATCCCGCGATCGACGGCGATGTGCTGTGGTCCGCGTTGCAGGACAAGCACGCGGCGCTCGCCGCCCGGCCCCTGGAGGGCGGCGTCATCACACAGTTCGGGTTCGATGTCGATCCGGTGCTCGCGTGGGTGGAGGAGGTACGGCGCCGGGGCATCGGGCTCCCGGTCAGGATCGGGGTGCCCGGTCCGGCCGGAGTGCGCCGGCTCATGGCGTACGCGTCCCGCTTCGGCGTCGGCACCAGCGCGTCCGTCGTCAGGAAGTACGGGCTCTCGCTGACCAACCTCATGGGCACCGCGGGTCCCGACCGCTTCCTGCGTGACCTCGCCATGGCGTACGACCCCGGCCGCCATGGCGAGTTGAAGATCCACTTCTATACGTTCGGCGGGCTCAGGGCCACCTCGGAGTGGGCCGCCCGCTTTCGGAAGGACAGCCTGGCATGACCCTCATGCAAGACGCCCCGGCCCGCACCGCTCCGGGCAAGGCGCTCGCCCCGCAGGCCTCGCTCATCGTGCAGGGCGCCGATGCCACGGGCATCGTCGCCGCCGTGACGTCGGTCCTCAGCGGCCACGGCGCGAACATCGTCTCCCTCGACCAGTACTCCGACAACCCGCAGGGCGGCGCCTTCTTCCAGCGCACCGTCTTCGGCCTCGACGGCCTCCGGGCCGCGCTGCCCGCCCTGCAGGCCGACCTGGACGAACACCTGGTGGGCGCCTTCGGGCTGACGTACACCCTGCGCGATCTGTCTGTCCCCAAGCGGGTCGCGATCTTCGCCTCCAAGTCCGACCACTGCCTGCTCGACCTGCTCTGGCGTCATCGGCAGGGCCAACTCCCGGTCACCGTCGCCATGGTGATCTCCAACCACCCCGATGTGGCCGAGGAGGTACGGAGCTTCGGCATCCCCTTCTTCCACGTCCCCTGCCAGGGCGCGGACAAGTCCGCCGCCGAGGCGGAACACCTCCGACTGCTTCAGGGCAACGTCGACCTCGTCGTCCTGGCCCGGTACATGCAGATCCTCTCCGGCGACTTCATCCATGCCGTCGGTGCGCCGATCATCAACATCCACCACTCCTTCCTGCCCGCCTTCATCGGCGCCGGACCGTACGCCAAGGCCAAGGAACGGGGCGTGAAGCTGGTGGGAGCCACCGCCCACTACGTCACCGAGAACCTCGACGAGGGCCCGATCATCGAGCAGGACGTCGTCCGCGTCACCCACGCCCACACGGCGGCCGACCTCACCCGCCGGGGCGCCGACGTGGAACGCGCGGTGCTCTCCCGCGCCGTGCTGTGGCACGCCGAGGACCGGGTGATCCGCAACGGCAACCACACCATCGTCTTCGCCTGACAGGAGCATTCGCCCGGTGTGGGACGGACGGTCCCGTCGTGCGCCGAGTCCCATCGGGCCGACCGTCGGCCGCTACGACGACTGACGGTCGGCCCGGTACCGGCGCCGTGAGGCCGTGGTCACGCCGACCGCACGCAGCACGCCTCACCCTCACCCTCGCCCTCACCCGGGTGAATCGTTCCGCATGACAAGAAAGCGGTCCGTCACCATGACAACCACGATCGACGGCGCCGGGATCGCCCAGCGGATCCGCGCCCGGGTCGCCAAGGAGGTCGCCACGGCTGCGGGTTCGGGACGAGTTCCCGGGCTGGCGACCGTCCTCGTCGGCGACGATCCGGCCAGCGCCGTGTACGTCGCCGCCAAACGACGCGCCGTCCGGGAGGCCGGCATGCGCGACTTCCACCGCCACCTGCCCCGGCACGCCACGCAGGACGAGGTGGCCGCGGTGATCGACGAGCTCGCCGCTGACCCGCAGGTCTCCGGCATCCTGCTCCAACTCCCGCTGCCCCGCCACCTGGACGCGGCCACCCTGATCGACCGCATCCCCGTCACCAAGGACGTCGACGGCCTCACCACCGCCAGCCTCGGTCGCCTCGCCCGGGGCGAGCGGGGGCTGCGCCCCTGCACGCCCAGCGGTGTCGTCGAACTGCTCGACGCGGAGGGCATTCCCCTCCGGGGCGCCCACGTCGCCGTCGTGGGCTGGGGTGAACTCGTCGGAAAACCCCTGACCCAGCTGCTGCTGCGGCGCGGGGCGACCCTGTCGGTCGCGCACGAACACACCACCGATCTCGCGGCGGTCACCCGGCCCGCCGACATCGTCGTGGTCGCCACCGGCGTGCGCGGGCTCGTCGGCCCCGAACACGTCGCTCCCGGCGCCGTCGTCATCGACGTCGGTATCCACCGCACGCCCTCGGGCCTGGCCGGCGACGTCCGCTCCGACGAACTCGACGGCATCGCCGACCGCATCACCCCCGTTCCCGGTGGGGTGGGCCCGATGACCATCGCCATGCTCATGGTCAACACGCTGCGTGCCGCCCAATGGCGTGCCGAACACGAGGCCGCCGTGGCGTAGGGCGCTCCGCAAGCGTTCCAGATGTTCCTCGACGGCACCGCACCACACAGAAGGCCGCACCACACAGAAGTGCGCACCGCACAGGAGGCGCGCGGAATGCACCTGCCCCCTCCCACGGCCCTGCTCGGCGGACATCTCGCCACCGGTCTCGTCGACGTCGCCAGCGATCCCTCGGCCCTCGAATCCAAGGGCTTCTGGGCCGTGGCAGCCGACTTCGAGGGCCGGCTGACATGCGCCCGCTTCCGCGACGTACGGCGGACCGAGCAGCGTGACCTTCCCGCGGCGCCGTGGCACGGACCGCGCGCCGACGCCTGGTCCACCTCGCTCGACCGCCGCGCCTACCAGAACGGCGTGACACGCATCCGCGAACACATCGCGGCCGGCGCGGTCTACCAGGCCAACCTGTGCCGGGTGCTGTTCGCTCCCGTGGAGACGGGCGCCGACGTCGGGGCGCTGGCCGGCTCGCTGGCACGGCACAACCCGGCGCCGTACGCAGGCTTCGTCCGCCTCCCGCGGCACGGCGTGGAGGTCGCCACCGCCTCCCCGGAGCTCTTTCTCCGTCGCGACGGAGGCGAGGTCACCTCGGGGCCCATCAAGGGAACCGGCCGCACCGAGGCGGATCTGCTGGAGAAGGACCACGCGGAGAACGTGATGATCGTGGACCTGGTCCGCAACGACCTCGGCCGCGTCTGCGTCCCCGGCTCCGTGACCGTGCCGGACCTGTGCGCCGTCGAGAAGCATCCGGGACTCGTCCATCTCGTGTCCACGGTGCGGGGGCGACTGCGCGACGGGCTGGGCTGGCCCGAACTGCTGGCGGCGACGTTCCCGCCCGGTTCGGTCACCGGGGCGCCCAAGGAGAGCGCCCTGAAGATCATCGAAACCTTGGAGACGTCCCCACGGGGCCCCTACTGCGGTGGCATCGGCTGGGTCGACGCCGACCGCGGCCGCGGTGAACTGGCGGTCGGCATCCGCACCTTCTGGATCGACAGCGCCGAGGGACTCCTGAAGTTCGGCACGGGAGCCGGCATCACCTGGGGCTCGGATCCCGAGCGGGAGTGGCTGGAAACCGAACTGAAAGCGAGCCGACTGCTGGCCATAGCGTCGGCGGACAGCGGGGGCCGCCTCGGCTGGACGCGGGCCGCGCACTGAGGGGAAGCAGCACGCGGCCCGCGCGTTTCGGGGCGGGCGGCGGCTCAGCCGGCCCGGCGGCAGCGACGGCGGGCGTGATCGTCGTACGGCGTCGCATGCACGGTGGCGCGGACGCGGGGGAAGCCGACAGTGCGAACTGAATCGATCTAGTGACCGATGGGAGAGTGGTGCGAGGAACTGGAACGATCTAGTCGCGTAGGCTAGCGCCTGATGCTTAATCGTTCTAGAGGTCGGACACCACTTCTGGTGACACCGCTCGTGAAAGGGCGCGTGGTTCGACAGGGAAGGAGTGGGCCGGCATGGGCCGTTCTGGCCGCGTGACGTTGAGCGACGTGGCCAAGGCGTCCGGAGTGTCGCGGGCGACGGTGAGCTTCGTGCTGAACGACGACCCACGGCAGACCATCTCCACGGCCACCCGGGAGCGGGTGATGGAGGCCGCCCAGGACCTGGGATACGTCCCGCACGGCATCGCCCGCGCCCTGCGCGAGGGCTCGTCGCGCATCGTCGTGCTCTATGTCGACCGGGGTATGGAGGGCAACTTCTCCCGAAGCTATGTCCGGGGCCTGGACGAGGAACTGGCCGAACACGACCACGTCCTTCTCGTCCGGCACGGGTACGCGGCACCCGAGACCACGCAGAAGATCCTCGACGCCATCGTGCCGCGCGCGGTGCTCAGGCTGGGCGAGGTCTACATGCGGGGACACGAGCCGGACGAGCAGGACTGGGAGAACGGGTTCGCCGCCAATGCCGCGCTGCAGATCGGCTACCTCGCCGAACGGGGACACACCCGGATCGCGATGGCCCTGCCCGACCACGACTTCCCGCTGACCGAGGCCCGGCTCGGATTCGCCCAGGAGGCCGCCCGGCGGCTGGGACTACCGCCCCTGGAGCGGTTCGTCGTGCCGAGGCCCCGGGCGGCCGGCACCGCCGCGGTCGAGGCGTTCCGGGCGGCTCACTCGGAGGTGACCGCTCTGGCCGCCTTCGACGACGACATCGCGCTGCGCAGCCTCACGGCCCTGAAGGATCTGGGGCTGCGGGTGCCCGAGGACATGGCCGTGATCGGCTTCGACGAGACCGAGTACGGCTCCCTGTCCTCGCCCGCGCTCAGCACCGTCCACATCGACGCGGAGATTCTGGGGCGGCTCGCCGCCCGGGGCGCCCTCGGCATCGACCTGGGCGGCCTGGCCCCGGTGCTCGGCAGGATCGTGGTCCGCGCGTCGGCGTGAGTGCCCGTCGGTGGGCCGGACAGGTCCTAGCCGACGCGGGCGGGGGCGGTTCCGTCGGCCCACGCGGCGTCAGCAATGGATGCGGCGCGCAGAGCGTCGCCCGGTGCAGCGAGCCGAGAGTGTTGCCCGGGTCGCTCGGCGCCTCGGGCGGTTGGTGGCCCGTGTCCGGGAGGAGCTGGGCGGCCGGGTTCCGCGCCATACGCTCGCCCTGGCCGGGCAGGGCCGCCGGAGAAGCCGCGCTCGGTCCTGCCGCCGACGGCCGCGCCGGTTCTTCCGGTGGTCCGTCCGTGTGTACGCCGACTCGGCCTCGTAGTCGCCACGCTCGGCGTGGTCCGCCACCCGGTGGTGGACCGGCGGCACTCCGCTCGGCACAGGCCGCTCAGGCCTCGCCGACGACGCGCCCACCCGCGCTCTGCGCCGGACCTCCCACGTCCCGCTCGGCCCCGTCAGAGCTTGTTCGGGAAGGGCCGCGACATGACGGTGCCGCGCACACGGGTCTGGGTGTGGCGCTCCACGGCCGGGTTCGGTGAGCCGCCGTTCGGTTCGCCCCACACGATCTCCACCTGGTCGCCCACCGCGGCGGCCGGGTCGATCGTGCCGAGCGAGATCCAGCCGCGCACGTTCGAGGAGTACGCGGTGAGCATGGCCGAGCCGACGAGTTCGCCGTCCTTCTCGACGCGGTCGAACTGGCAGGCGGTGTAGAACGCGGCCGGCATCTCCAGGTACTTGAAGCGCTGGTCGCCCGGCTCGTGCATGCTGGCGAAGATCTTCGTCACGTCCTCGCGGTCCCAGAGCACCCAGGCCTTGCGGCGGTGCGGCTGGTCCTTGATCGCCTCGAGTCCCGCCCGCCCGACGAAGTCGTGGTCGAACTTGAGGATGTGGCCGTAGCCGAGGTCCCAGGGGGTGAGGTAGTAGTCCTCGATGCGGTCGGCGACATGACTGCCGCCGAGAGCGAGGCTGCCCTCGAACGAGCGTGCCGGCATCCACTCCCGGAACGCCTTCATGTCCTCGCCCGTGTAGGTCGCGGGCAGCGTGTTCGCTATCCATCCGGACTCGGTGGCCACCGAGGCGTAGGCGCGGGCGCCCACGAGGCGCAGGCCGTACTCGGCGCCGGCCTCCACGATGACGTCGCGCACGGCTTCGGAGTTCGCGAACGGCCCGGTGAACTCGTAACCGGGGAAGCCGGACATCCGGTGGTTGAGCGCGGTGACCTCGTAGGCGCCGACCTTGAAGCCTCCCATGTGGAAGAACGGGATGTCGGGCATCGGGCCGCCGTTGACCTTCTCGAAGATCGCCGCGGCGTGTGGGCCCTGCAACTGGAACCGGAACAGCTCCCGGCCCTTCGGGTTGTTCACGGTACGTTCGTCCCGCCGCACGGTCACGTCCCAGTCGCCGGTCTCCGCGTGGAACTGGACCCAGTTGAGGGCCGGCGGGCGGCCGACGACGCGGACGTTGCGATCGCCGACGCAGAACAGGATGCAGTCGCCGATCATGTAGCCGTCCGGGCGGACGGTGATGAGCTGCTTGGCGCTGCCCGGGCCGAAGCCCTGGAAGCTGTTGGCCCCGAGGTGTTCCAGCAGGCTGTACGTGTCGGGTCCCTGCACGACGAGATCCGGCATGTGGTGCGACAGGTCCATCAGCGCGGCGCTGCCCCGCCACGCCTCCTGCTCGTCGCGCCAGTTGCTGTACTCGGCCTTGATCGGGAACGGGTACGCACCGGAGCGCCCCTGACGGAGCAGGCTGAGCGCCCCTCCAGCGTTGCTGATCTCTTCTTCCAGACTGGGCATGGCCATCCTCCCACTCGCCGGTGCACAGCCTCGTCGCTGTGCGGGCCCAAGCTATATCAGACAACTGAAAAGATTGAAGGTGTCTGAAACAATGTCGTCGGAGGGAGGCAGGAGGGAGAATGGTGCTCCCAAGGGTCCAGGAGGGTGTCGATGTCATCGGTGACAGGTGGGGCGGTACCCGCGTGGCAGGACGCATTGCCTCATGCGCTCTGGCGCGCCCAGCAGGCCGTGCACCGCCGCCTGCAGACCGCACTCGACGGTCTGGACGTCACCCCGACCCAGCTCGGACTCGCCGTCCACCTCGACGAACTCGGCGCGATGTCGGCCTCGGACCTGGCCCGCCTCTTCCGCCTCACACCGCAGAGCGTGACGACGGCGCTCGCCCAGCTGGAGCGCCTCGGCTGGATCCGGCGACTGCCGCATCCCGTGCACAAACGCATCATCCTCAACGAGCTCACGGAGACCGGCCTCACGGGCGTCGCCGACGGCCGCGCGCGTGTCACCGAGATCGACCGTTTCTTCGCCGAGATCCTCGGCGACGACGGGAGGGGCGAGGCCGTGGCCTGGCTGCAGAAACTGACCGTCGCACTGGAAGGGGAGGACCCTCCGCCCGCGGGCACATGGCCGGTGAACCGTGGCGCGTCGTGACAGATCGCCGACGAAGGCCGGGGTGTCCGGGGCGAGAGCCGCAGACGGGTCTTCTCCCTGGGAGGCCCGCCCCAGGGAGAAGTGCCGTACACCCTCACCGCCAAACACGAGGGCATCGCCATTCGCACAGGTCTGTGAAACGCTCTTGCCGACAACGGAGTTGGAGGTGCCCATGACGCTGCGCGAGTTGGGGGTCGGGGACACCGTCGGGATCCTCGAACAGCCGTGGGTGCATCCGGTCCGGACGAGCCGGGGGCTCGGCTGGGAAGGGCTGTATCTCTCCGTCCAGGCCGAGCGGCCGTACCGGGAAGCCTTCGACGGCGCGCCCAGCCACCTGCTGATCCTGCATCTGGACGGCCCCGTCACCGTACGCCGTGGTCGTCGGAGGCTCACGGACGAGCAGGCAGTCCCGCCCGGCGGTCTGTTCCTGCACCCCGCGGACACCGAGCTGGACGTCGAGCTCGGCGGCCCGCTGTGCACGATCCACTTGTATCTCTCCGACGAGGCCCTGCAACGCGCCGCGGGCGGCGACCGGCCGGTGCGGCTCGCCGAGGAGTTCGGCGTCACCGACCCTCTGCTGGGACAACTGGTCCTGGCCCTCGACGAAGCCGTGCGCGACTGGGAGCCGGCCGGCCGTACCTACGTCGACCAGCTCGGCGCCACCGTCGCCGCGCAACTGGCCCGACGCCACAGCGTCCGGGTGCAGGACCCCGGTCAGGCCCACCGCCTCGCGTCCCTCACGGACCGGCAGTTCGCCACCGTGCGCGAGCTGATGGACGTCCGGCTCGCCGAACCGCTCCCCCTGGAGGATCTGGCGGGCAGCGTCGGGCTGAGCGTCAGCCGGTTCGCGCGGTTGTTCAAGGCCCGCACCGGCCTGCCTCCCCACCGCTACCTGATGCGGATGCGTGTGGAGCGGGCCGCGCGGCTGCTGCGCACCTCCCGGACTCCGATCGCCGACATCGCGGCCATGTGCGGCTTCTCCCACCAGGAACACCTCACGCGGGTCCTCCGCGCACACATGGGCATGACCCCCGCCGCGCTGCGCCGATCGGGCTGACCCACGCCTCTTTCGTGCAGCCCGGTCAGCGCGATCGTGCAGGAGATCCTCAGGCCCCAACGCCGAGAATGCGGGGAGACGGGGAGCCGCGAGGACCGGAGAGAGCCACATGCGGGAATTCGTGTACGCCAGCCATTCCTCAAGGGTTGTCTTCGGTGCCGGAACGTTGCAACGCCTTCGCGCGGAGGTCGAGCACGTCGGCGGCACCCGCGCCCTGATCCTCACCACTCCCCGGCAGGCCTCTCTCGCGGCGCTGGCTCGGGACGAGCTGGGCCCCCTGGCGGCAGGTGAGTTCACCGGAGCCGCGATGCACACTCCGGTCGATGTGACCGAGCGGGCACTGGCGGTTCTCCGGGACGTGGACGCCGACTGCCTGGTGGCGCTGGGCGGGGGATCGACCACCGGCCTGTCCAAGGCCCTCGCCGTGCGCACCGGTCTGCCGCAGGTCGTCGTGGCGACGACGTACGCCGGATCCGAGGTCACACCGGTGCTGGGGGAGACCGAGAACGGAGTGAAGACCACCCGCTCGTCCCCCTCGATCCTGCCGGAGACCGTCGTCTACGACGTGAACCTCACCCTGGGACTGCCGGTGCCCCTCACCGTCACCAGCGGTGTCAACGCCATGGCCCATGCGGTGGAGGCGCTGTACGCACCGCAGTCCAACCCCGCGACCGACGCGCTGGCGCTCCGTTCGATCTCGCTCTTGGCCGGGGCACTCCCGCGGATCGCCGCCGACCCCGGCCACCCGGCCGCCCGCGCCGAGGCGCTGGAAGCGGCGTGGCTCGCCGGCACCTGCCTCGGTACGGTCGGCATGGCCCTGCACCACAAGCTGTGCCACACCCTCGGCGGCTCCTTCGGCCTGCCGCACGCCGAGACGCACACCGTCGTGCTCCCGCACGCCATGGCCTACAACGCACCCTCCGCCCCCGAGGCGATGCGCCGCATCGCGGACGCGCTCGGCGCCGCCGACGCGCCCACCGCCGTGTACGACCTCGTCGCCTCGCTCGGCGGCCCGCTCTCCCTGCGCGACCTCGGCCTGGCGCAGACCGACCTTCCCCGCGCCGTCGACCTCGCCACAGCCACGCCGTACCCCAACCCCCGGGAAGTGACCCCCGAGGGAATGTCCGCCCTGCTCC
This window of the Streptomyces sp. NBC_01275 genome carries:
- the purU gene encoding formyltetrahydrofolate deformylase — its product is MTLMQDAPARTAPGKALAPQASLIVQGADATGIVAAVTSVLSGHGANIVSLDQYSDNPQGGAFFQRTVFGLDGLRAALPALQADLDEHLVGAFGLTYTLRDLSVPKRVAIFASKSDHCLLDLLWRHRQGQLPVTVAMVISNHPDVAEEVRSFGIPFFHVPCQGADKSAAEAEHLRLLQGNVDLVVLARYMQILSGDFIHAVGAPIINIHHSFLPAFIGAGPYAKAKERGVKLVGATAHYVTENLDEGPIIEQDVVRVTHAHTAADLTRRGADVERAVLSRAVLWHAEDRVIRNGNHTIVFA
- a CDS encoding chorismate-binding protein yields the protein MHLPPPTALLGGHLATGLVDVASDPSALESKGFWAVAADFEGRLTCARFRDVRRTEQRDLPAAPWHGPRADAWSTSLDRRAYQNGVTRIREHIAAGAVYQANLCRVLFAPVETGADVGALAGSLARHNPAPYAGFVRLPRHGVEVATASPELFLRRDGGEVTSGPIKGTGRTEADLLEKDHAENVMIVDLVRNDLGRVCVPGSVTVPDLCAVEKHPGLVHLVSTVRGRLRDGLGWPELLAATFPPGSVTGAPKESALKIIETLETSPRGPYCGGIGWVDADRGRGELAVGIRTFWIDSAEGLLKFGTGAGITWGSDPEREWLETELKASRLLAIASADSGGRLGWTRAAH
- a CDS encoding aminomethyl transferase family protein, whose protein sequence is MPSLEEEISNAGGALSLLRQGRSGAYPFPIKAEYSNWRDEQEAWRGSAALMDLSHHMPDLVVQGPDTYSLLEHLGANSFQGFGPGSAKQLITVRPDGYMIGDCILFCVGDRNVRVVGRPPALNWVQFHAETGDWDVTVRRDERTVNNPKGRELFRFQLQGPHAAAIFEKVNGGPMPDIPFFHMGGFKVGAYEVTALNHRMSGFPGYEFTGPFANSEAVRDVIVEAGAEYGLRLVGARAYASVATESGWIANTLPATYTGEDMKAFREWMPARSFEGSLALGGSHVADRIEDYYLTPWDLGYGHILKFDHDFVGRAGLEAIKDQPHRRKAWVLWDREDVTKIFASMHEPGDQRFKYLEMPAAFYTACQFDRVEKDGELVGSAMLTAYSSNVRGWISLGTIDPAAAVGDQVEIVWGEPNGGSPNPAVERHTQTRVRGTVMSRPFPNKL
- a CDS encoding aminomethyl transferase family protein, with translation MTIPSLQDGIDKAGSPINLLWQPNAEPWTPEVVAREYAGWRQEQAAWHEGVALLNLSHHMYDLWIEGPDATRVLADHGANNFEKFAIGQAKQYVPVTRNGHLVTDGILAREGENRYLLSGIPAAQHWVRYHAEKGGYDVGFVTDPSSAFRPGGGDPKLFRYQIQGPLATELVERAFGGPLPETKFFHSSPVTLDGRPLRALRHGMAGQAGFEFIGSWEHAAYVHEALLKAGEPLGLIQVGALAYATPSVESGWIPSPVPGIYTDPDLLEYRRYLPLFGIEGKRPLNGSHFSEDIADYYVSPYELGYGKLIHFAHDFVGRDALLKAKDGPLRTKVTLVLDADDVRTVIGQGKDPGFVLSYARHRVESASGLVGVTMQSASIDPVGTVLAQTLIDAEQAVPGTEVTVVWGEHPGSGTDPEADLGFPRIRATVQPSPFNQHARTLYRRNR
- the folP gene encoding dihydropteroate synthase — protein: MSTMERAALGRSGLLAPPEGLPRVGRCLVMGILNVTSDSFSDGGLYADTRRAIDRGLELAAQGADIVDVGGESTRPGARPVCLDEELARAVPVVRELARAGVRVSVDTMHVPVARAAVAAGARLVNDVSGGLADPAMARTVAAAGVAYVAMHWRAPSDEMDRRADYHDVVSDVMAELEARLRRLAEGGVDPARIVLDPGLGFSKRPEHDWALLAGLNRLRELGFPLLVGASRKRFIGAALAGVDAGEGPPGGRDVATAAVSALAAVGGACCVRVHDVRGSLDAVRMAAAYVEHMERT
- a CDS encoding methylenetetrahydrofolate reductase; its protein translation is MNPASTVRTAVGTSLLEDFSLEMTGKDVPKLEEARDSIPQGTRINVTFLGNEDLEMRLSAARAVKRLGFVPVPHISARRLGSRADFERFLAGLHADGTSDDVFLVGGDPAHPEGPYEDALSLIDTGLLQEYGVRHVGVTGYPEGHPAIDGDVLWSALQDKHAALAARPLEGGVITQFGFDVDPVLAWVEEVRRRGIGLPVRIGVPGPAGVRRLMAYASRFGVGTSASVVRKYGLSLTNLMGTAGPDRFLRDLAMAYDPGRHGELKIHFYTFGGLRATSEWAARFRKDSLA
- a CDS encoding bifunctional 5,10-methylenetetrahydrofolate dehydrogenase/5,10-methenyltetrahydrofolate cyclohydrolase, whose product is MTTTIDGAGIAQRIRARVAKEVATAAGSGRVPGLATVLVGDDPASAVYVAAKRRAVREAGMRDFHRHLPRHATQDEVAAVIDELAADPQVSGILLQLPLPRHLDAATLIDRIPVTKDVDGLTTASLGRLARGERGLRPCTPSGVVELLDAEGIPLRGAHVAVVGWGELVGKPLTQLLLRRGATLSVAHEHTTDLAAVTRPADIVVVATGVRGLVGPEHVAPGAVVIDVGIHRTPSGLAGDVRSDELDGIADRITPVPGGVGPMTIAMLMVNTLRAAQWRAEHEAAVA
- a CDS encoding helix-turn-helix domain-containing protein; its protein translation is MTLRELGVGDTVGILEQPWVHPVRTSRGLGWEGLYLSVQAERPYREAFDGAPSHLLILHLDGPVTVRRGRRRLTDEQAVPPGGLFLHPADTELDVELGGPLCTIHLYLSDEALQRAAGGDRPVRLAEEFGVTDPLLGQLVLALDEAVRDWEPAGRTYVDQLGATVAAQLARRHSVRVQDPGQAHRLASLTDRQFATVRELMDVRLAEPLPLEDLAGSVGLSVSRFARLFKARTGLPPHRYLMRMRVERAARLLRTSRTPIADIAAMCGFSHQEHLTRVLRAHMGMTPAALRRSG
- a CDS encoding MarR family winged helix-turn-helix transcriptional regulator; the encoded protein is MSSVTGGAVPAWQDALPHALWRAQQAVHRRLQTALDGLDVTPTQLGLAVHLDELGAMSASDLARLFRLTPQSVTTALAQLERLGWIRRLPHPVHKRIILNELTETGLTGVADGRARVTEIDRFFAEILGDDGRGEAVAWLQKLTVALEGEDPPPAGTWPVNRGAS
- a CDS encoding LacI family DNA-binding transcriptional regulator — protein: MGRSGRVTLSDVAKASGVSRATVSFVLNDDPRQTISTATRERVMEAAQDLGYVPHGIARALREGSSRIVVLYVDRGMEGNFSRSYVRGLDEELAEHDHVLLVRHGYAAPETTQKILDAIVPRAVLRLGEVYMRGHEPDEQDWENGFAANAALQIGYLAERGHTRIAMALPDHDFPLTEARLGFAQEAARRLGLPPLERFVVPRPRAAGTAAVEAFRAAHSEVTALAAFDDDIALRSLTALKDLGLRVPEDMAVIGFDETEYGSLSSPALSTVHIDAEILGRLAARGALGIDLGGLAPVLGRIVVRASA